A genomic region of Pseudomonas migulae contains the following coding sequences:
- a CDS encoding helix-turn-helix transcriptional regulator produces the protein MSSLNPRLRGTGSPARLRGMSKPNDDTLIAMPFGALHKWHDDLREAFAHIDEPDALRYLASAFGHLVSIESVMISLEHKDRPPQLLYQRGIAEQYRVSLLERYFSGGYLLDPFCLAVEQGLAEGFYHLEEIAPDNFFDSEYYKTYYLKAGSSEDSFYLVDTGHDTQISVSLFQGFGGESLRVEQLNLLRAVEPLVREFIAEFGQRGLQHRVEMHSDHEAGRRDDLKQRVQSAFEHFGSDVLTEREREVAHMVLRGHSVKSTASQLGISPETVRMHRKNLYLKLSICSQSELFALFIEWLRKH, from the coding sequence ATGAGTTCGTTGAACCCGCGGTTACGAGGAACCGGTTCACCCGCTAGACTGCGGGGCATGAGCAAACCAAACGACGACACCCTGATCGCCATGCCCTTCGGGGCATTGCACAAATGGCACGACGACCTGCGCGAGGCCTTCGCGCATATCGATGAGCCCGACGCGCTGCGCTATCTGGCGTCGGCGTTCGGGCATCTGGTGTCGATCGAATCGGTGATGATCAGCCTGGAACACAAGGACCGTCCGCCACAGTTGCTGTATCAGCGGGGCATTGCGGAACAGTATCGGGTCTCGCTGCTTGAACGTTACTTTTCCGGAGGGTATCTGCTCGATCCGTTCTGCCTGGCCGTTGAGCAAGGGTTGGCGGAAGGGTTTTATCACCTGGAGGAAATTGCCCCGGACAACTTTTTCGACAGTGAGTACTACAAGACTTACTACTTGAAAGCGGGCAGTTCCGAGGACAGCTTTTACCTGGTTGATACCGGTCATGACACACAGATTTCCGTGAGCCTCTTTCAAGGTTTTGGCGGTGAAAGCCTGCGGGTCGAACAATTGAACCTGTTGCGCGCCGTCGAGCCATTGGTGCGCGAATTCATTGCCGAATTCGGCCAGCGTGGCTTGCAGCATCGTGTCGAGATGCACAGTGATCACGAAGCGGGCAGGCGTGACGATCTCAAGCAACGGGTGCAGTCGGCTTTCGAACACTTCGGCAGCGACGTGCTGACCGAGCGCGAGCGGGAAGTGGCGCACATGGTGTTGCGGGGGCACTCGGTGAAATCCACGGCCAGTCAGTTGGGGATCTCGCCGGAAACGGTGCGCATGCACCGCAAGAATCTGTATTTGAAGCTGAGCATCTGTTCGCAGTCGGAGTTGTTTGCGCTGTTTATCGAGTGGTTGCGCAAGCATTGA